In Deinococcus maricopensis DSM 21211, the sequence CCGACCACGCGGGCGGCGTCGATGATTTCCAGGTGCGCCTGCAGGGCACGGTCGTACTCGCCGAGTTCCGCGTGCGTCACGGCGATGTTGCTCAGGACGCGCAGGCGCCCGCGTTCATCGCCGTGTTCCTGCGCGACGCGCAGGCTCTCCAGGAAGAGCTCCATGGCGCTGCCGTAATCGCCGAGGCGTTCCTCGGTGATGCCCAGGCCATTCAGGGCGCGTGCCTGCAGCGCGCCGTCGCCGGCGCGGCGCCCCAGGTCGAGGGCGCGGTGGTAGGCGTCGCGCGCCTCCACGAAACGGGAGCGGAAGTACAGCGACGCGCCGTGCAGCACCCACGCGAGGCTCTCGAGGGCGACGTCGCAGAGGGCCTGCGCGGCGACCTGCGCGTCTTGCGCGAGGGCGCTCGCGCGGGGGGCGTCCACCAGAATCAGCGCTTCGGCGTCGCGCAGCAGGGCCGCCACGCGGGCAGCTTCATCCGGCGCGGGCGTCATCAGGGGCGCGGTCGAGGTGCTCATGGGTGCCCCCAGGGTAGCGGGCGGCGTCTTACAGCCCTCTTGCCGCGCCGCTCGGCGTCGGCGTGGTGGGGCGCGCGGCTCGTACACTGTGCGTATGCGTTTCGCGGTGGCCGACGTCGGCACGAACTCCTGCCATCTCCTGCTCGCGGAGGCCCGCTCGGGCGGGTACCGGGTGCTGGACGCCCTGAAGGTCCGCACGCGCCTCGGCGCGCACCTCGATCAGGGCCGACTGAACGAGGAGGGCGTGGCGCGCCTGGTGGAGGCGGTGTCGCACTTCCGGGACCTCGCGCGCGCCGCGCAGGTGCACGAACTGCGCCTGTACGCGACGAGCGCCGTGCGGGAGGCCCGCAACCGCGATGAGGTGCTAGCCCGCGTGGCGCACGCCACGGGCGTACCCCTCACGGTGATCAGCGGGGAGCGCGAAGGGCAGCTCACGTACCTGGGCGCCGCGCACAGCGTGCAGTTCGGGCCGGACAACGTCCTGCTGGACCTGGGGGGCGGCAGCCTGGAACTGGCGCGCGGCGACGAGCGCGGCGCGCACCACGTCGTGAGCCTGCCGGTGGGGTCCGAGCGGATGCGCGCGCTGCTGGACCGCGACCCGCCCAGCGAGGGGGCCGTGCGGGAAGTCATGGCGACTGTGCGCGGCGCGCTGCTGCCGCACCTGCAGGCGTTCACGCCCGGGGCGGACACGACCGTCATCGGGTCGAGCGGGACGTTCGAGGCGGCGGGCGCGCTGCTGATGGCCCGCGCGGGCGCGACGGGCAGCGTGAACGGCTTCACGTTCCCCGTCGCGGACCTCGCCGCGCTGCTCGCGGATCTGCGCAAGCTCGGCCCGGCGAAACGCGCGCGCGTGCCCGGCCTGGACGTGCGCCGCACCGACATCATCATTCCGGGCCTGGCGGTGCTCGTCGCGGCGCTCGAGACGCTCGGCGCGGGGCGCGTGACCGTCAGTGAGGGCGCGCTGCGCGAGGGCATGCTCGTGGAGGCACTCGCGCAGGAGGCCGAGTGGGAAGCGGGCCTGAGTGCGCGCGAACGCAGCGTGCTGGACGTCGCCGCACGTTTCCACGCGGACCTGCCGCACGGTCGGCACGTGGCGCGCCTCGCGCGCGACGTGTTGGGGCGGCTCGCGGCGCACGGGGAGCGGTTCCCGCCGGAAAGCGCGGACCTGCTGGGCGCGGCGGCGCTGCTGCACGAGGTGGGCCTGGCGGTCGCGCAGAGCAGCCACCACAAGCACAGCGCGTACCTGATCCGGCATGCGGGCCTGCGCGGCTTCTCGCCGACTGAGGTGGAACTCATCGCGCTGCTGGCCCGCTACCACCGCAAGAGCGCCCCGAAGCCCACGCACCCGGAGTTCACGTCGTTGAGCGCGGAGCGGCAGGGGCTGGTGCGGCGCCTCGCGGGGGTGCTGCGCGTCGCGGACGGCCTCGACCGCAGCCACGCGCACGCGTCCGCCGTGCAGGCGCTGACGCGCGCGGGCCGGACGTGGACGTTGACGGTGACGGGCGCCCGCGACCTCGACCTGAGCGGCGCGCGCGACAAGGCGGACGTGTGGGGCGACGCGTTCGGACCGCTCACGCTGCAGCGCGCCTGAGCCGAGGGGCGCGGCCACGCCGCGCGCACGTCAGCGGTCCCCGCCGCGGCGCGCGGTGCATACCCTTGACGCCCGCTGCATCCCACGGTATCCTATGATTATCACCGCCTGAAAGGGCGGCTTTTTTATGGCCGTGCGTCCCGGTGCCTTCCTCACGGGCGGACGGTACGATGCGTGCACATGACCACGCCCGCCCCCCGGAAGCGCGTCCCGAAAACCGTCTGGGACCTCGTCTTCACGCTGCTGATCCCCATTTTCATCCTCAGCCCCACCGGCCTCGGCTCCGGCGTCGTCGTCAGCGACCTGCTCGGCGGCGGCACGCGCGGCAACACCAACGCGTACCTCGTCGCGGCCCTTATTCCCGTCGCGTACGTCGCGTGGGACTTCATCCGCAACCGCAGCCTCTCCCCCATCGCCATCTTCGGCGGCCTCACCGCCCTCGTGAACGGCGCCCTCGCCTTCTGGACGGTGGACGGCTGGCAGTTCGCGCTCAAGGACAGCGCCACCCGCTTCCTGACGTTCGCATTCGCGCTCGGCAGCGTCGCCGTCGGCATGCCGCTGTTCCGCATCTTCCTGGACGTCGTCAGCCTCACCGAGAAGGAAGAAGGACGGCGCGCCACGCAATTGGCCATGGCGCACCCGAACGTGAAACGCGCGCTCGGGCACGCCACGCTCGTGCTCGCCGTCGTGGAACTCATCGCCGGCATCATCAACTACGTCGTGAACCTGCACCTCGTGCAGGCAAAATTCGGCACGGCCGCGTTCAACGCGCAGGTCGCCGAAGCGAACGCCGTGCTGCGCCTCCCTGCCATGGGCATCTTCCTGGTGGGGTTCGCGCTGGGCTTCTACGTCATCACACGCGCCGTCACGCACACGTACGGCGCGGGCGTGAACCTGTTCGAACCGGACGCACTCGCCCAACGCCTGCGCGAACGCGGCGAACTCACGTAAACGCCACGTGACCCTGCCGGGACCTGCGGGTCCCGGCTTTTCCCTGCAGGGGCGCAGTGCGGTACGGTAACGCATGCGCTTCGACCGTGCTGAGCTGTTCGTGGTCCGCCTCCCCCTGAAATTCCGCTTCGAGACGAGTTTCGGCGTGCAGACCGAGAAGGTCATCCCGCTGCTGGTCCTGCACGCCGACGGCGTGACCGGCGTCGCCGAAGGCACCATGGAAATGGCGCCCATGTACCGCGAGGAGAACATCCCCGGCGCGCTGCACCTGCTGCGCGAGGTGTTCTTGCCGCGCGTTCTCGGGCGGGACTTCCCGAACCCCGAAGCGGTCGCGGCCGCCCTCGCGCCGTTCCGCGGGAACCGCATGGCGAAAGCCATGGTGGAGATGGCCGCGTGGGACGCGTGGGGCCGCGCGCTCGGCACGCCCTTGTGGCAGCTGCTCGGCGGCGTCCGCGACCGCGTGCCCGTCGGTGTGAGCCTCGGCATTCAGGCGGACGAGGCGGCCACCGTGGACGCCGTCGCGCGGCACGTCCAGCAGGGGTACCGCCGCATCAAACTCAAGATCAAGCCCGGCTGGGACGAGCAGCCCGTCCGCGCCGCCCGCGAAGCCTTCCCGGACATCAACCTCACCGTCGATGCGAACAGCGCCTACACCCTCGCGGACACCCGCGCGCTCACCGCGCTCGACGCGCACCACCTCACGTACATTGAGCAGCCGCTCGCGTGGGACGACCTCGTGGACCACGCGACGCTGCAGGCCCGACTGCGCACCCCCCTGTGCCTCGACGAAAGCATCACCAGTGCCGCCGACGTCCGCAAA encodes:
- a CDS encoding Ppx/GppA phosphatase family protein; translated protein: MRFAVADVGTNSCHLLLAEARSGGYRVLDALKVRTRLGAHLDQGRLNEEGVARLVEAVSHFRDLARAAQVHELRLYATSAVREARNRDEVLARVAHATGVPLTVISGEREGQLTYLGAAHSVQFGPDNVLLDLGGGSLELARGDERGAHHVVSLPVGSERMRALLDRDPPSEGAVREVMATVRGALLPHLQAFTPGADTTVIGSSGTFEAAGALLMARAGATGSVNGFTFPVADLAALLADLRKLGPAKRARVPGLDVRRTDIIIPGLAVLVAALETLGAGRVTVSEGALREGMLVEALAQEAEWEAGLSARERSVLDVAARFHADLPHGRHVARLARDVLGRLAAHGERFPPESADLLGAAALLHEVGLAVAQSSHHKHSAYLIRHAGLRGFSPTEVELIALLARYHRKSAPKPTHPEFTSLSAERQGLVRRLAGVLRVADGLDRSHAHASAVQALTRAGRTWTLTVTGARDLDLSGARDKADVWGDAFGPLTLQRA
- a CDS encoding VC0807 family protein, whose product is MTTPAPRKRVPKTVWDLVFTLLIPIFILSPTGLGSGVVVSDLLGGGTRGNTNAYLVAALIPVAYVAWDFIRNRSLSPIAIFGGLTALVNGALAFWTVDGWQFALKDSATRFLTFAFALGSVAVGMPLFRIFLDVVSLTEKEEGRRATQLAMAHPNVKRALGHATLVLAVVELIAGIINYVVNLHLVQAKFGTAAFNAQVAEANAVLRLPAMGIFLVGFALGFYVITRAVTHTYGAGVNLFEPDALAQRLRERGELT
- the menC gene encoding o-succinylbenzoate synthase translates to MRFDRAELFVVRLPLKFRFETSFGVQTEKVIPLLVLHADGVTGVAEGTMEMAPMYREENIPGALHLLREVFLPRVLGRDFPNPEAVAAALAPFRGNRMAKAMVEMAAWDAWGRALGTPLWQLLGGVRDRVPVGVSLGIQADEAATVDAVARHVQQGYRRIKLKIKPGWDEQPVRAAREAFPDINLTVDANSAYTLADTRALTALDAHHLTYIEQPLAWDDLVDHATLQARLRTPLCLDESITSAADVRKAVQLGAGRVVNLKVARVGGHAEARRVHDLASASGLPVWCGGMLESGIGRAHNIHLSTLENFRLPGDTASASRYWERDIILEPLEMHDGHQRVPQGAGTGVTLDRAYVEELAEIRDEVRA